Proteins encoded within one genomic window of Phototrophicus methaneseepsis:
- a CDS encoding carbohydrate ABC transporter permease has protein sequence MKSNNQTQPGFARRWLLYAGMLLLVVIMVLPFAWMLSTSLKAQEYILQTPPELIPNPVTLESYTGLAERIDLGRTFFNSMFVAVVGTIGQIIVAAMAAFAFARMQWRGRNTVFLLYLVTMMIPSVVLVIPQFILVRSLGWINSYMALIVPPLFSAFGTFLLRQSFLGLPKDFEEAAFVDGANYFTIFWRIILPLSQPALATLAVFSFMGLWNAYLWPLFVARRDVVMTLPVALATLQASPRALTEWNMVMAGAVVTVLPILLIYMLAQRWFVSGIISGGIKG, from the coding sequence ATGAAGTCGAATAATCAAACACAGCCGGGATTTGCACGCCGCTGGCTCCTGTACGCGGGCATGCTCTTGCTGGTCGTCATCATGGTGCTGCCTTTCGCCTGGATGCTGAGTACCTCGCTCAAGGCGCAGGAATACATCCTGCAAACGCCGCCGGAACTGATCCCCAATCCAGTCACCTTGGAGAGCTACACGGGCCTCGCCGAGCGCATTGACCTGGGCAGGACTTTTTTCAACAGCATGTTTGTGGCTGTTGTCGGCACCATTGGCCAGATTATCGTGGCGGCGATGGCTGCTTTTGCCTTCGCCCGGATGCAGTGGCGCGGTCGCAATACCGTCTTCCTGCTGTATCTCGTCACCATGATGATTCCCTCGGTCGTGCTGGTCATCCCGCAATTTATCCTGGTGCGCTCCTTGGGCTGGATCAACAGTTACATGGCCCTGATTGTCCCGCCGTTGTTCAGCGCCTTCGGGACATTTCTGCTGCGCCAGTCTTTCCTGGGCTTGCCCAAGGACTTTGAAGAAGCTGCCTTTGTTGATGGCGCCAACTACTTCACCATCTTCTGGCGGATTATCCTGCCGCTCTCCCAACCGGCCCTGGCGACCCTGGCCGTGTTTAGCTTCATGGGCCTATGGAACGCCTACCTGTGGCCGCTGTTTGTTGCCCGCCGCGATGTCGTCATGACGTTGCCGGTTGCCTTAGCGACCTTGCAAGCCAGCCCACGCGCCCTGACCGAATGGAACATGGTCATGGCCGGGGCGGTCGTTACCGTGCTGCCCATCCTGCTGATCTACATGTTGGCGCAGCGCTGGTTCGTCAGCGGCATTATTTCCGGTGGTATCAAAGGGTAA
- a CDS encoding ABC transporter substrate-binding protein yields MKRSALFISMVLLLVSLVGLTSAQETTIRYFTFSAAPDHLEDLNTIIAAFQEENPGIAIEVETAPFADYFTLLQAGVASGDAPDVFELNYENFVTYAANGTLLDLSAMVSEDAPFYPRALEAFSYDGQQLALPETFSTVLLYYNADLFDAAGIDYPTAEWTWEDATAAAEAISALGDDTWGLFSPVQFWEFYKKAAQNGECEFLNEEGTESLINSPACVETLEWMVSVMNDGLMPTAAQLSGVSDSELFLSGKLGMIVTGIWMFGAFEEADFAWDVQLEPMMNQHAHHFFANGVGVSSTTSNPEAAAAWVEFLTSSEVAATVRVDSSWELPALDKPEYFESYLEQTPPENREAVFQALESPVTPPVIVRQNEMQDGVNALIQRVVDGELSAQEALDMAKEEIDSLLD; encoded by the coding sequence ATGAAACGTAGTGCACTGTTCATAAGTATGGTTCTGCTGCTCGTCTCGCTCGTTGGCCTGACGTCCGCGCAGGAAACCACCATTCGCTATTTCACATTCTCAGCCGCGCCGGATCATCTAGAAGACCTGAATACCATCATCGCCGCCTTCCAGGAAGAAAACCCAGGCATCGCTATTGAAGTGGAAACCGCACCTTTTGCCGATTACTTCACCTTGTTGCAGGCGGGTGTCGCCAGTGGTGATGCACCTGACGTGTTCGAACTGAATTACGAGAACTTCGTCACCTATGCTGCCAACGGCACCCTGCTTGATCTGTCCGCGATGGTCAGCGAAGATGCGCCGTTCTATCCGCGCGCGCTGGAAGCCTTCAGCTATGATGGCCAACAGCTCGCCCTGCCGGAAACCTTCTCGACGGTGCTGCTGTACTACAATGCTGATCTGTTTGATGCCGCTGGTATCGACTACCCAACCGCTGAATGGACCTGGGAAGATGCCACCGCCGCGGCGGAAGCCATCAGCGCCCTGGGTGATGACACATGGGGCCTGTTCTCCCCGGTCCAGTTCTGGGAGTTCTACAAAAAAGCCGCCCAGAATGGCGAATGTGAATTCCTCAACGAAGAGGGCACCGAATCGCTGATCAACTCGCCAGCCTGTGTGGAAACGCTGGAATGGATGGTCAGCGTGATGAACGATGGCCTGATGCCGACCGCTGCCCAACTATCTGGCGTGTCGGATTCCGAACTGTTCCTCAGTGGCAAACTTGGCATGATTGTGACAGGTATCTGGATGTTCGGTGCGTTTGAAGAAGCCGACTTCGCCTGGGACGTTCAGCTAGAGCCGATGATGAACCAGCATGCCCATCATTTCTTCGCCAATGGCGTGGGCGTTTCATCAACGACCTCCAACCCGGAAGCTGCTGCCGCCTGGGTCGAATTCCTGACCTCCAGCGAAGTCGCCGCGACCGTCCGCGTGGACAGCTCATGGGAACTGCCCGCGCTGGATAAGCCAGAATACTTCGAGTCCTACCTGGAACAGACCCCGCCGGAAAACCGCGAAGCTGTGTTCCAGGCACTGGAAAGCCCGGTAACGCCGCCCGTCATCGTCCGCCAGAATGAAATGCAGGATGGGGTCAACGCCCTCATTCAGCGCGTGGTCGATGGTGAACTGAGCGCTCAGGAAGCCCTCGATATGGCCAAAGAAGAAATCGACAGCCTGCTCGACTAG
- a CDS encoding TIM-barrel domain-containing protein codes for MQIIHNPMGQEHPYEQLPEERFPRQPLANEPFTVGIVIRPSGAARNVRVHQRISDQTLPTIEAVHQADWQAKQEEGVGAEFLERMVRIDQDVWQANLVAPAHGQTLTYWVEADGQLSEELQLTGHAWEQGGGWSLDEQLMTLSRTATTGPQPTGAPLIAEVAWLTDSQNARRVRITLACPPDERFYGLGERFNALNQRGNVLDVRVYEQYKDQGKRTYMPIPFLLSSAGYGLLVNSSRWMQFDLAASDDHTWTLEADLGDDESLDLTWFTDDDPFAIIGQFARSTGPMVLPPQWSFGLWMSANEWNNQARVEEEVRTSLELGIQPSVLVIEAWSDETTFYIWNDAEYDKRPGGEAFRYDDFRFPEGGRWPNPKAMADYLHDNGIKLVLWQIPVVKAIEEAHPQHDTDRAHYEQSGFGVKQADGSLYKLRPFWFRDSYVFDPTNVAERDWWFNKRAYLLEDMGVDGFKTDGGEHIWSTQLHFADGRQSDELWNEYPQRYTQAYYDFANSKREAVTFSRAGFIGSQQSPLHWAGDENSTWDAYRHSILAGLSAGISGIAFWGWDLGGFSGPIPTAELYLRGTAMAAFCPVMQYHSEYNPVTHPKQDRTPWNIQERTGDASVVETFRFFAQVRQALMPYIWQEAQYSAQSGQPMMRALQLTEPQASPYQYYFGRSLLVCPVVEPDQKQWTCYLPQGRWISLWDGAVYEGELSLVVDAPLNRIPVFYAPGSLDDETIRQLRILS; via the coding sequence ATGCAAATCATTCACAATCCAATGGGGCAAGAACATCCTTATGAACAACTGCCGGAAGAGCGTTTTCCGCGCCAACCGCTGGCGAATGAGCCGTTTACTGTTGGCATTGTGATTCGACCCTCCGGCGCTGCCAGGAATGTGCGTGTCCATCAGCGCATCAGTGACCAAACCCTTCCGACCATAGAAGCCGTTCATCAAGCCGATTGGCAAGCCAAGCAAGAAGAGGGCGTTGGCGCGGAATTCTTAGAGCGTATGGTCCGCATTGATCAGGATGTGTGGCAAGCAAACCTTGTCGCTCCGGCACATGGGCAAACGCTGACTTACTGGGTCGAAGCCGATGGCCAGCTTAGCGAAGAGTTGCAGCTTACGGGCCATGCCTGGGAGCAGGGCGGGGGTTGGTCACTCGATGAGCAACTTATGACCCTCAGCCGCACCGCTACCACAGGCCCACAGCCCACGGGCGCGCCACTTATTGCCGAAGTCGCCTGGTTGACCGATAGTCAAAATGCTCGCCGCGTCCGTATCACGCTTGCCTGCCCACCCGACGAGCGTTTTTATGGCCTGGGTGAGCGCTTCAATGCCCTCAATCAGCGCGGCAATGTGCTCGATGTCCGCGTTTATGAGCAGTATAAAGACCAGGGCAAACGTACCTACATGCCGATTCCATTCTTGCTGTCCTCGGCGGGCTATGGCTTACTCGTCAACAGCAGCCGCTGGATGCAGTTTGACCTCGCCGCCAGCGATGACCACACCTGGACCCTGGAAGCTGATTTGGGCGATGATGAATCGCTCGACCTGACCTGGTTCACCGATGACGACCCCTTTGCCATCATTGGCCAATTCGCCCGTTCGACCGGGCCAATGGTGCTGCCGCCGCAGTGGTCATTTGGTCTGTGGATGAGCGCCAACGAGTGGAACAATCAGGCCCGTGTGGAAGAAGAGGTGCGTACCTCGCTCGAATTGGGCATTCAGCCTTCCGTACTGGTCATCGAAGCCTGGAGCGATGAAACCACTTTCTACATATGGAACGACGCCGAGTATGACAAGCGCCCCGGCGGCGAGGCTTTCCGCTATGATGATTTCCGTTTTCCTGAAGGTGGCCGATGGCCCAACCCCAAAGCGATGGCCGACTATTTGCATGATAACGGCATCAAGCTCGTCCTATGGCAAATTCCCGTCGTGAAAGCTATCGAAGAAGCCCACCCTCAGCACGATACCGACCGCGCCCATTATGAGCAGTCCGGCTTTGGCGTCAAACAGGCTGATGGCAGCCTGTATAAGCTGCGGCCTTTCTGGTTCCGCGATAGTTACGTATTCGACCCGACCAACGTTGCCGAGCGCGATTGGTGGTTCAATAAACGCGCCTACTTATTGGAAGACATGGGCGTGGATGGCTTCAAGACCGACGGCGGCGAGCATATCTGGAGCACCCAACTGCACTTCGCTGATGGTCGCCAGAGTGACGAACTGTGGAACGAATACCCGCAGCGCTACACTCAGGCCTACTATGATTTTGCCAACAGCAAACGCGAGGCCGTGACATTTAGCCGTGCCGGGTTCATTGGCTCGCAGCAGTCGCCGCTCCATTGGGCCGGTGACGAAAACTCCACATGGGATGCCTACCGCCATTCGATCCTGGCAGGCCTATCGGCAGGTATTTCCGGCATTGCCTTCTGGGGTTGGGATTTGGGCGGCTTCAGCGGTCCCATTCCGACTGCCGAGTTGTACCTGCGCGGTACGGCGATGGCCGCTTTCTGCCCGGTGATGCAGTACCACTCGGAATACAACCCGGTCACGCATCCCAAGCAGGATCGTACACCCTGGAATATTCAGGAGCGCACAGGCGATGCATCCGTTGTAGAAACGTTCCGCTTCTTCGCTCAGGTTCGGCAGGCGCTCATGCCCTATATCTGGCAGGAAGCCCAATACAGCGCACAATCCGGCCAGCCAATGATGCGTGCCCTACAACTGACTGAGCCGCAGGCATCACCTTATCAATATTATTTCGGTCGCAGTTTGCTCGTTTGCCCGGTCGTGGAACCCGATCAGAAGCAATGGACCTGCTATTTGCCCCAGGGGCGTTGGATCAGCCTGTGGGATGGGGCAGTTTACGAAGGCGAATTATCGCTCGTCGTTGATGCACCGCTGAATCGTATTCCTGTATTTTATGCACCCGGCAGTCTTGATGATGAAACCATTCGCCAATTGAGGATCTTATCCTAA
- a CDS encoding glycoside hydrolase family 15 protein: protein MTPPSLHDHSLRVILDNQQPAGGYLACPTMPDYRYSWFRDGAFIAYALTLDGLNEEVPSESSQWHSAVRFHDWCAQIINGRAEALERTIDRAQQGQPLALADTLNARYEDGGEAGPDDWPEFQLDGPAIWLWSVAQYVDISHMMSLPAAWAQAIDLTVRYLSAVRQHPCYDCWEERSDDVHISTLAAIYAGLGAAQRLIPTLQTEATRTAIRAFIMEKGLTPSGELAKSVGLDGVDANLLLVALPVDGLLAPDDPLMQSTVARIERDLLAVGHGVHRHLEDTYYGGGPWVLLGLWLAWYKTQIGDNVAVRELLSWAQSHADAEGNLPEQVNDAMLAPSYYEYWVARRGEIANPLLWTHAKYLIALHGIQAI from the coding sequence ATGACGCCTCCTTCGCTCCATGACCACAGCCTGCGTGTCATCTTAGATAATCAACAGCCAGCAGGCGGCTATTTAGCCTGTCCTACCATGCCGGATTACCGTTATTCTTGGTTCCGGGATGGGGCTTTCATCGCCTACGCCCTGACGCTCGATGGTCTCAACGAGGAGGTTCCGAGCGAGTCCAGCCAGTGGCACAGCGCCGTTCGCTTCCATGACTGGTGCGCACAGATTATCAACGGTCGCGCAGAGGCATTGGAGCGTACCATCGACCGTGCCCAGCAGGGCCAACCGCTTGCCCTGGCCGATACGCTCAACGCGCGCTATGAAGATGGCGGCGAGGCTGGTCCCGATGACTGGCCTGAGTTCCAGCTTGATGGCCCAGCGATATGGCTGTGGTCCGTCGCTCAATACGTGGATATTAGCCATATGATGTCGCTGCCCGCTGCCTGGGCACAGGCCATTGACCTAACCGTGCGCTATCTGTCGGCGGTTCGGCAGCATCCTTGTTACGACTGCTGGGAAGAACGCAGCGATGATGTCCACATCAGCACCCTGGCAGCGATTTACGCGGGCCTGGGTGCTGCCCAACGCCTGATCCCAACCTTACAAACGGAAGCTACCCGCACGGCAATTCGGGCTTTCATCATGGAAAAGGGCCTGACACCATCCGGCGAACTGGCAAAGTCGGTTGGGCTGGACGGGGTCGATGCCAATTTGCTGTTGGTGGCTTTGCCCGTTGATGGCTTGCTGGCCCCCGATGATCCGTTGATGCAGTCCACCGTCGCCCGCATTGAGCGCGATCTGCTCGCAGTCGGACATGGCGTCCATCGCCACCTGGAAGATACTTATTATGGTGGCGGTCCCTGGGTGCTGCTCGGATTGTGGCTGGCATGGTACAAAACCCAGATAGGTGATAACGTCGCCGTGCGGGAACTGCTCAGTTGGGCACAGTCCCACGCTGATGCAGAGGGCAATCTACCAGAGCAGGTCAACGATGCCATGCTGGCGCCCAGCTACTATGAATACTGGGTCGCCCGACGCGGTGAGATCGCAAATCCTCTTCTATGGACTCATGCCAAGTATCTCATCGCTTTACATGGGATTCAGGCTATATAG
- a CDS encoding DUF6375 family protein, translating into MKISIWQQFGSNHSSDFTVVGTFKSVSDAEQAAQTLLEIFGYIVEQRIDIYDAKLVPAEVWYAEQYNIAWDRHLDWLYNADQQVTQLENTVIVSSYVASTWMGAAVIDELLPKLGASVQQDGEMSNGGLIVTVTARVPHSATAQRLEQVTNDYLSALASYLDSPDYTSMPSPISPWAFYFVGKPEVSEDAIVAAYNDQQANHKKLESIREEMRQLGINGVPDKVPRISELQQKHNDMAKPFINTEKSKLADWYFWAFSNAKPYAYTDTPSTSHAAGDKLIIENLNFGINLVQGLPALIRWLRDEGCTVDFSIELKSWES; encoded by the coding sequence TTAAGTCAGTATCTGATGCGGAACAAGCTGCGCAAACGCTTTTGGAGATATTCGGGTATATTGTTGAACAACGGATTGACATTTATGATGCTAAACTTGTGCCTGCTGAAGTCTGGTATGCAGAGCAATATAATATTGCATGGGATAGGCATCTCGACTGGCTTTACAACGCAGATCAGCAGGTTACACAGCTTGAGAATACGGTAATCGTGAGTTCATACGTAGCATCCACATGGATGGGTGCCGCAGTCATTGATGAACTTCTACCGAAACTGGGTGCCAGTGTGCAACAGGATGGCGAAATGAGCAATGGAGGTCTCATTGTCACGGTAACAGCACGCGTCCCGCATAGCGCGACAGCGCAGCGCTTGGAGCAAGTCACCAATGACTATCTCAGTGCATTGGCGAGTTATCTTGATAGCCCCGATTACACGTCGATGCCTTCTCCCATATCGCCCTGGGCATTTTACTTTGTAGGCAAGCCAGAAGTGTCAGAAGATGCCATTGTCGCCGCATACAATGACCAGCAAGCCAATCACAAAAAGTTGGAATCTATCCGCGAAGAAATGCGGCAGCTCGGTATCAATGGTGTCCCAGACAAAGTCCCTCGTATTTCCGAGCTGCAGCAAAAACACAATGACATGGCGAAACCCTTTATTAACACTGAAAAATCAAAGCTAGCAGATTGGTACTTCTGGGCTTTTTCTAACGCCAAGCCTTATGCTTATACAGATACACCATCAACGAGCCATGCGGCGGGCGACAAACTCATTATCGAAAATCTCAATTTCGGAATCAACCTCGTTCAGGGGTTGCCAGCCCTCATTAGATGGCTGCGTGACGAAGGCTGTACCGTTGATTTTTCAATTGAACTGAAAAGTTGGGAATCATGA